A window of the Brassica napus cultivar Da-Ae chromosome C5, Da-Ae, whole genome shotgun sequence genome harbors these coding sequences:
- the LOC125587253 gene encoding uncharacterized protein LOC125587253, with translation MNPDTVTRVVVDEANKFKYLFFTLGACIEGFSAMRKVLIVDETHLKNVYGGVLLVAAARDPDHHTYPVAFGVADDRNKSLINAVGAVFPQAAHGYCIWHLSQNVKGHVRNHRDTCAFKFMECAHAYTVAEFLNLYDAFRRRYPSAAEYLDKNVEVRKWARCYFEGDMYNVDTTNSVEFFNGVIKEARKFTLLPMFDVIIAKMAEWFNKHRKEAAEIPPTLKLVPIVETEMSKRCVDGGFLEVDELNSFHLEYSVKGSDGKVYTVDMAMLTCSCEQFDKDKYPCVHVVAAATFMTDKTGRKLHLSEYCSKYYWVELWALAYHRTIYHVPHMSDWVIPEEVRALKVLPPDYDVKKGRLQQTRFPSAGESRGRGKRGKGSGRGRAKGTGRARGEGMASYFECGSVSGSGV, from the exons ATGAATCCTGACACTGTAACTCGTGTGGTAGTGGATGAGGCCAACAAATTTAAGTATCTGTTTTTTACCTTGGGAGCTTGCATAGAAGGGTTCAGCGCAATGAGGAAAGTCCTCATTGTGGATGAAACACACCTCAAGAATGTTTATGGTGGAGTTCTACTTGTTGCGGCTGCTCGGGATCCTGATCATCACACCTACCCAGTTGCTTTCGGTGTCGCAGATG ATAGAAACAAAAGCTTGATCAATGCAGTAGGTGCAGTGTTCCCTCAGGCCGCTCATGGGTATTGTATATGGCATTTGTCTCAAAATGTTAAAGGCCACGTCCGTAACCACAGAGACACTTGTGCATTTAAGTTTATGGAGTGCGCACACGCTTATACAGTGGCTGAGTTCTTGAACCTTTATGATGCTTTTCGCAGAAGGTATCCTTCTGCAGCAGAGTATCTTGACAAAAATGTTGAAGTGAGGAAATGGGCTAGATGTTACTTTGAAGGAGATATGTACAATGTTGACACCACCAATTCAGTGGAATTTTTTAATGGTGTAATTAAGGAAGCAAGAAAGTTCACCTTGCTACCAATGTTTGATGTCATCATTGCAAAAATGGCTGAATGGTTTAACAAACATAGGAAAGAGGCAGCTGAGATACCACCTACACTAAAGCTTGTGCCTATTGTGGAAACGGAAATGTCCAAAAGATGTGTTGATGGAGGGTTTCTTGAGGTTGATGAGTTAAACAGTTTCCATCTTGAATACAGTGTGAAAGGTAGTGATGGGAAGGTTTATACTGTTGATATGGCTATGTTGACTTGCAGCTGTGAGCAATTTGATAAAGACAAATACCCATGTGTTCATGTTGTAGCTGCTGCCACATTCATGACTGATAAAACGGGAAGGAAACTCCATTTATCTGAGTATTGTAGTAAGTATTATTGGGTTGAGCTATGGGCTTTGGCTTATCACAGGACAATATATCATGTTCCTCATATGTCTGATTGGGTTATACCAGAAGAAGTTAGAGCACTGAAAGTACTTCCTCCGGATTATGATGTCAAGAAAGGAAGACTACAACAAACAAGGTTTCCATCAGCAGGAGAATCTCGTGGAAGAGGAAAAAGAGGCAAAGGGAGTGGCAGAGGGAGGGCCAAAGGCACGGGCAGAGCCAGAGGAGAAGGTATGGCATCATATTTTGAATGTGGAAGTGTTTCGGGTTCAGGTGTTTGA